The genomic DNA GCTGCGCGCGGGCAGGGCGAAGAGGTCTTCCTTGCGCCGTTGGTTGAAAGCCTGAAAACCGGCACCACGCAGGCAGACCGCTACCTTGCGCTTTATAATGGCGAATGGGGCGGGGATTTGACCCCGATTTACACGGCAGCCAAACTGTAAGTCACTCCGGCGCGGCCAGCCCTGTCAGAATAGGGCAGTCGGGCCGGTCGTCGCCTGCGCAACAGGTGACCAGATGCGACAGCGTGGCTTGCATATCTTGCAGCGCCGCGATCTTGGCGCTGATCTGGTCCAGATGGCGTTGGGCGATGTCCTTCACATCAGCACTGGCGCGGGCTTTATCCTCATAGAGCGACAGTAGCA from Pseudorhodobacter turbinis includes the following:
- a CDS encoding Cu(I)-responsive transcriptional regulator, with amino-acid sequence MNIKEAGARAGLPPKTIRYYEEVGLIRPLRDTNGYRVFRETDVHKLGFLGRARALGFTLEDCRVLLSLYEDKARASADVKDIAQRHLDQISAKIAALQDMQATLSHLVTCCAGDDRPDCPILTGLAAPE